Proteins co-encoded in one Drosophila gunungcola strain Sukarami unplaced genomic scaffold, Dgunungcola_SK_2 000057F, whole genome shotgun sequence genomic window:
- the LOC128264135 gene encoding small integral membrane protein 4, translated as MSPYSGSSVRRLLDSWPGKKRFGVYRFLPLFFLLGAGLEFSMINWTVGETNFYRTFKRRQAKNYVEEQQNLQARTSNSTD; from the exons ATGAGTCCGTACAGCGGCTCCTCCGTGCGTCGCCTGCTGGACAGTTGGCCCGGAAAGAAGCGCTTCGGTGTGTACCGCTTCCTGCCGCTCTTCTTCCTGCTGGGCGCCGGCCTGGAGTTCTCCATGATCAATTGGACAGTGGGCGAGACTAATTTCT ATCGTACCTTTAAGCGTCGCCAGGCCAAGAACTACGTGGAGGAGCAGCAGAATTTGCAGGCGAGGACAAGCAACAGCACTGATTAA
- the LOC128264130 gene encoding uncharacterized protein LOC128264130 gives MGCCASSLKLKELSLNSSIYMATGGGSGSGRSLKRLYSSRNSSGVGSSSSTSSKNSSRSIWSRSSQPICDDFAEQPQLDRSCGYYTCSSANSSPRRDHEDLDEEEKEDGEVLMRTQDMSEGSRNSIESNQTVGNLEWEMYMMQQAQQIMPKTSSPISQRRGNGPVPASSYQKWRTYLQSTPAHMLHNVTHIPEAIAGHFCPTGFPGYSDLEEMESAAKRFKVDIDEEPLYTTYQLLAGHTHTISTDL, from the coding sequence ATGGGTTGTTGTGCGAGCAGTCTGAAACTCAAGGAGCTGAGCCTGAACAGCAGCATTTACATGGCAACTGGCGGCGGATCTGGAAGTGGTCGCTCCCTGAAGCGACTATATAGCAGTCGGAACAGCAGCGGCGTGGGCAGCAGCTCATCAACGTCTTCGAAAAACTCCAGCCGCAGCATTTGGAGCCGCTCCAGCCAGCCGATTTGCGATGATTTTGCCGAGCAACCACAACTGGACCGATCCTGTGGCTATTACACCTGCAGCAGTGCCAATTCCTCACCTCGTCGGGATCATGAGGATCTGGAtgaggaggagaaggaggatgGGGAGGTGCTGATGCGCACCCAGGACATGAGCGAGGGATCCCGAAATTCAATTGAATCCAATCAAACAGTGGGCAACCTGGAGTGGGAGATGTACATGATGCAGCAGGCGCAGCAAATAATGCCAAAGACCTCGTCGCCCATCAGCCAGCGGCGTGGCAATGGCCCCGTTCCGGCCTCGTCCTACCAAAAGTGGCGGACCTACCTGCAATCGACCCCCGCCCACATGCTGCACAATGTCACCCACATCCCGGAGGCCATTGCCGGCCACTTTTGCCCCACTGGCTTTCCGGGCTACAGCGATCTGGAGGAAATGGAGAGTGCGGCCAAGCGGTTTAAGGTGGACATCGATGAGGAGCCACTGTACACCACCTACCAGCTGCTGGCTGGACACACGCACACCATCTCCACAGATCTATAA
- the LOC128264136 gene encoding protein brawnin — protein MPAGVSWGQYMKFLGCAMASMMAGSQAVHLYYRPLQDLPAYIEREQHSTQVDRIAKPPDST, from the coding sequence ATGCCTGCTGGAGTGTCGTGGGGCCAGTACATGAAGTTCCTCGGCTGCGCTATGGCATCCATGATGGCCGGATCGCAGGCGGTTCATCTGTACTACCGCCCACTGCAGGATCTGCCCGCCTACATCGAACGGGAGCAGCACAGCACACAGGTGGATCGCATAGCCAAGCCACCGGACTCTACTTGA
- the LOC128264133 gene encoding coiled-coil domain-containing protein 25, giving the protein MVFYFKSNIVQPPALLYMGRDKHENEELIRWGWPEDVWFHVHDLSSAHVYLRLRKGQTIDDIPSDVLVDAAQLCKANSIQGNKVNNLEVVYTMWENLKKTPDMEPGQVAYHDEKAVRRIRLEKRINEIVNRLNKTKTEEEHPDFRGLREARDVAERQDQKKLQRERRDQEKEAAKQRALEAELRSYASLQKSENMRTNYDAGNESDDFM; this is encoded by the coding sequence ATGGTCTTCTACTTCAAGAGCAATATTGTCCAGCCGCCGGCCCTGCTCTATATGGGCCGCGACAAGCACGAGAACGAGGAGCTGATCCGATGGGGCTGGCCGGAGGATGTGTGGTTCCATGTGCACGACCTGTCCTCGGCCCATGTGTACTTGCGGCTGCGGAAGGGACAGACCATCGATGACATACCCAGCGATGTCCTGGTGGATGCCGCCCAGCTGTGCAAGGCCAACAGCATCCAGGGCAACAAGGTGAACAACCTGGAGGTGGTCTACACCATGTGGGAGAACCTCAAGAAGACGCCGGACATGGAGCCCGGCCAGGTGGCCTATCACGACGAGAAGGCGGTCCGTCGCATCCGTTTGGAGAAGCGCATCAATGAGATCGTGAACCGCTTGAACAAGACCAAGACGGAGGAGGAGCACCCCGATTTCCGGGGACTGCGTGAGGCCCGGGATGTCGCCGAGCGCCAGGATCAGAAGAAGCTGCAGCGGGAGCGCCGGGATCAGGAGAAGGAGGCCGCCAAGCAGCGTGCCCTAGAAGCGGAGCTGCGCAGCTACGCCTCGCTGCAGAAGAGCGAGAATATGCGCACCAACTATGATGCGGGCAACGAGTCGGATGACTTCATGTAG
- the LOC128264124 gene encoding gastrula zinc finger protein XlCGF26.1 — translation MLPQLTRESARNFCRTCLIQLDKELQSEDTPISQELQQLLNLRLSKDSTENQDMEQWLPNAMCLECRQLVQNFEKFRRKAEDCRQQLLEMLRKDSREPTFEVVYENREEDQESLHSLEPPEPDPDPDPIDEPAEKQEKPARKSSRGSRNTLKCSLCRHSFAHQITLAAHIRKVHEGNKRPFQCDQCEKAYSFMGGLYTHIREVHAPKERRHPCDQPGCDRIYTSRIAMQKHKRLKHSPRDRDSLKKFICEQCGASFNQSANLKYHLRTKHPTEDEVAAKEGGAAERHFCDICQKEFHSQYTLRYHTLQQHEGQEELPHECQVCGRRMAKKFMLLQHMLMHSSDKLPCEHCGRRFARRFELEAHVRAVHLKLKPFACRHCPESFASRKTLRHHEYIHTGEKPYVCGTCGQAFRQQTCLKNHRKVHEK, via the coding sequence ATGCTGCCACAACTGACCAGGGAATCCGCTCGGAACTTCTGTCGCACCTGTCTAATCCAATTGGACAAGGAGCTCCAATCAGAGGACACTCCAATCAGccaggagctgcagcagttgcTCAATCTGAGGCTCAGCAAGGATTCGACGGAAAACCAGGACATGGAGCAGTGGCTGCCCAATGCAATGTGCTTGGAATGCCGACAGTTGGTTCAGAATTTCGAAAAGTTCCGCCGAAAAGCAGAGGATTGCAGGCAGCAGTTGCTGGAAATGCTGAGGAAGGACTCACGGGAACCCACTTTCGAGGTGGTCTACGAAAACAGGGAGGAGGATCAAGAATCCCTGCATAGTCTGGAGCCCCCCGAACCCGATCCCGATCCAGATCCCATCGATGAGCCCGCCGAAAAGCAGGAGAAACCAGCAAGGAAATCCTCCAGAGGCTCGAGGAACACGCTAAAGTGCTCCCTGTGCCGGCACAGCTTTGCCCACCAGATCACCTTGGCGGCCCACATCCGCAAGGTTCACGAGGGCAACAAACGACCCTTCCAGTGCGATCAGTGCGAGAAGGCCTACAGTTTCATGGGCGGTCTGTACACGCACATTCGGGAGGTGCATGCCCCCAAGGAGCGGCGTCATCCCTGCGATCAGCCAGGCTGCGATAGGATCTACACCAGCCGCATAGCCATGCAGAAGCACAAAAGACTAAAGCACAGTCCCAGGGACAGGGATTCGCTGAAGAAATTCATTTGTGAGCAGTGCGGGGCCAGTTTTAATCAGTCAGCGAATCTGAAGTACCACCTGAGGACGAAGCATCCCACGGAGGACGAGGTGGCCGCCAAGGAGGGCGGCGCTGCAGAGCGTCACTTCTGCGACATCTGCCAAAAGGAGTTCCATTCACAGTACACCCTCAGGTATCACACGTTGCAGCAGCACGAGGGACAGGAGGAGCTGCCGCACGAATGCCAGGTCTGTGGACGCCGGATGGCCAAGAAATTCATGCTTCTGCAGCACATGCTCATGCACTCCAGCGACAAGTTGCCCTGCGAGCACTGCGGCAGGCGGTTCGCTCGCAGATTCGAACTGGAGGCCCATGTGCGAGCGGTCCATCTGAAGCTCAAACCCTTCGCCTGTCGCCACTGCCCGGAGAGCTTTGCTTCAAGGAAGACCCTGAGGCACCATGAGTACATCCACACGGGCGAGAAACCCTACGTTTGCGGCACCTGCGGACAGGCCTTCCGGCAGCAGACGTGCCTCAAAAACCACCGGAAGGTGCACGAGAAGTAG
- the LOC128264125 gene encoding AP-3 complex subunit mu-2: MIHSLFIVNSGGEVFLEKHWRSVVSRSVCEYFLDAQRAAPYDVPPVIATPHYYLITVQRDTVSLVAACKQEVPPLFVIEFLHRVVDTFQDYFGDCSESVIKDNYVVVYELLDEMLDNGFPLATESNILKELIKPPNILRTIANTVTGKSNVSTTLPSGQLSAIPWRRSGVRYTNNEAYFDVIEEVDAIIDKSGSTVFAEIQGYIDCCIKLSGMPDLTLSFMNPRLFDDVSFHPCVRFKRWEAERLLSFIPPDGNFRLMSYHISSQSVVAIPIYIRHNFSIKTGEQGRLDLTIGPRNTLGRTVDKVKLELTMPRCVLNCLLTPNQGKYTFDSVTKTLSWDVGRIDVSKLPNIRGSVSITPGTTNIDANPSVNVQFQISQLAVSGLKVNRLDMYGEKYKPFKGVKYLTKAGKFQVRM; the protein is encoded by the exons ATGATACACAGTCTGTTTATAGTGAACAGCGGCGG CGAGGTCTTCCTGGAAAAGCACTGGCGTTCGGTGGTCTCGCGATCCGTGTGCGAGTACTTCCTCGACGCCCAGCGAGCCGCTCCATAT GATGTGCCGCCGGTGATAGCCACGCCCCACTACTACCTCATCACGGTGCAAAGGGACACGGTGTCCTTGGTGGCCGCCTGCAAGCAGGAGGTGCCGCCGCTCTTCGTCATCGAGTTCCTCCATCGCGTGGTGGACACTTTCCAGGACTATTTTGGCGATTGCTCCGAGTCGGTGATCAAGGACAACTATGTGGTCGTCTACGAGCTGCTGGACGAGATGCTGGACAACGGCTTCCCGCTGGCCACCGAGAGCAACATCCTCAAGGAGCTGATCAAGCCGCCGAACATCCTGCGCACCATTGCCAATACGGTGACGGGCAAGAGCAA TGTGAGCACCACCCTGCCCTCGGGTCAGTTGTCGGCGATTCCCTGGCGCAGAAGTGGCGTACGCTACACCAACAACGAGGCGTACTTCGATGTCATCGAAGAGGTGGACGCCATCATCGATAAATCGGGATCCACAGTCTTTGCGGAGATTCAAGGATAT ATTGATTGCTGCATCAAGTTATCTGGCATGCCAGATCTTACGTTGTCCTTCATGAATCCACGCCTCTTCGACGACGTGTCCTTCCATCCTTGCGTGCGATTCAAGCGCTGGGAGGCGGAGCGACTGCTCTCCTTCATCCCGCCCGATGGCAACTTCCGCCTGATGTCGTACCACATTAGCTCCCAGTCTGTGGTGGCCATACCCATTTACATCAGGCACAACTTCTCAATTAAAACGGGGGAGCAGGGTCGTCTGGATCTGACTATTGGACCAAGGAATACCCTGGGACGCACCGTGGACAAAGTGAAGCTGGAGCTGACCATGCCGCGATGCGTGCTCAATTGCCTGTTGACGCCGAATCAGGGAAAGTACACCTTCGATTCGGTAACCAAGACACTGTCCTGGGATGTGGGGCGCATAGATGTGTCCAAACTGCCAAATATTAGGGGATCG GTTTCCATTACGCCCGGGACGACCAACATCGATGCCAATCCGTCCGTGAATGTCCAGTTCCAGATCTCGCAGCTGGCCGTCTCCGGCCTGAAGGTGAACCGCCTGGACATGTACGGCGAGAAGTACAAGCCTTTCAAGGGCGTCAAATACCTGACCAAGGCGGGCAAGTTCCAGGTGCGAATGTAG